A genomic window from Micromonospora violae includes:
- a CDS encoding acyl-CoA thioesterase translates to MSDGRVAIGQAAVDQLLEVLDLDPTGEMTFRGMSPPVGPQRVYGGQVAGQALVAAGRTVDPERFVHSLHGYFVRPGDPVEPIAYEVENIRDGRSFSVRRSVALQHGKPIFFMSASFQRAEEGLDHQAPAPLDVPPPQEVPTMTDRLSRYPERLGIWGQISRPIDVRYVGEPGWVRPGDRPADPHQRVWMRIDGKLPDDPLLHACALTYASDLTLLDSVLSAHGEVWGPGGLVGASLDHALWFHRPFRADEWFLYDCLSPSASGARGLATGRMFTTDGRQIASAVQEGLLRRVGA, encoded by the coding sequence ATGAGCGACGGTCGGGTCGCGATCGGCCAGGCGGCGGTAGACCAGCTGCTGGAAGTGCTGGACCTCGACCCGACCGGGGAGATGACCTTCCGGGGGATGAGCCCCCCGGTCGGTCCACAACGGGTGTACGGCGGCCAGGTCGCCGGCCAGGCCCTGGTCGCCGCCGGCCGCACCGTCGACCCGGAGCGGTTCGTGCACTCGCTGCACGGCTACTTCGTCCGCCCCGGCGACCCGGTGGAGCCGATCGCGTACGAGGTGGAGAACATCCGCGACGGCCGGTCCTTCTCGGTCCGCCGCTCGGTCGCCCTCCAGCACGGCAAGCCGATCTTCTTCATGTCGGCGTCGTTCCAGCGGGCCGAGGAGGGTCTGGATCACCAGGCCCCGGCCCCGCTGGACGTACCCCCGCCGCAGGAGGTGCCGACGATGACCGACCGGCTCTCCCGCTACCCGGAACGGCTGGGCATCTGGGGTCAGATCTCGCGACCGATCGACGTGCGCTACGTGGGCGAGCCCGGCTGGGTCCGCCCCGGCGACCGGCCGGCCGACCCGCACCAGCGGGTCTGGATGCGCATCGACGGCAAGTTGCCCGACGACCCGCTGCTGCACGCGTGCGCGCTCACCTACGCCTCGGACCTCACCCTGCTGGACTCGGTGCTCTCCGCCCACGGCGAGGTGTGGGGGCCGGGCGGGTTGGTCGGCGCGAGCCTGGACCACGCGCTCTGGTTCCACCGGCCGTTCCGGGCCGACGAGTGGTTCCTCTACGACTGCCTGAGCCCGTCGGCGTCCGGCGCGCGAGGGCTGGCCACCGGCCGGATGTTCACCACGGACGGCCGGCAGATCGCCAGCGCCGTCCAGGAGGGTCTGCTGCGCCGCGTCGGTGCCTGA
- a CDS encoding TetR/AcrR family transcriptional regulator, whose translation MSSAGQAPEVFAQRPKRADARRNYDALIAAAREAFAENGAAASLEDVARRAGVGIGTLYRNFPTRQHLFEAVYVEEVRALSRSAEDLAELPPWDALVAWLHRFVAYVATKRALAEQLLRDSEIFRTCRAEIYAAAEPLVRRAQAARVVRDDIDFDDVVRLISGLTMAQFPSVEQRDRVLGVALDGLRPPAAPR comes from the coding sequence ATGAGCAGCGCGGGGCAGGCGCCCGAGGTCTTCGCCCAGCGGCCCAAGCGGGCCGACGCGCGGCGTAACTACGACGCCCTGATCGCTGCGGCGCGCGAGGCGTTCGCCGAGAACGGGGCCGCCGCCTCCCTGGAGGACGTGGCCCGCCGGGCCGGGGTGGGCATCGGCACGCTCTACCGCAACTTCCCGACCCGCCAGCACCTCTTCGAGGCCGTGTACGTCGAGGAGGTCCGGGCGCTGAGTCGCTCCGCCGAGGACCTGGCCGAGCTGCCACCGTGGGACGCGCTCGTCGCCTGGTTGCACCGGTTCGTCGCGTACGTCGCCACCAAGCGGGCGCTGGCCGAGCAGTTGCTGCGCGACTCCGAGATCTTCCGGACCTGCCGGGCGGAGATCTACGCGGCCGCGGAGCCGCTCGTGCGACGTGCCCAGGCCGCCCGCGTGGTCCGCGACGACATCGACTTCGACGACGTGGTGCGGCTGATCAGTGGCCTCACCATGGCCCAGTTCCCGTCAGTCGAGCAGCGCGACCGGGTGCTCGGCGTGGCCCTGGACGGCCTGCGCCCACCGGCCGCGCCGCGCTGA
- a CDS encoding M48 family metalloprotease produces MTEPPTVPPENTPPTVPQLDVRAAQPPSAATPSTGGFTDRPPGYPSALVWLRAGILRDWRGVLGAFVATWFYLPIALLMAFWGGLGFAVIGLFAGGAGIDDQMPHVLRDAPVIGTLVEAFLTRSGGVLGGVAGFVIGFLVGFLSVLVAPWLGVVGEPLALLSGLIGTVIAAALIGVLYTLYRVLLEPRLLVISGARQPSRREYARLRPVLDECARRLGLPSVPRLLMEDDPVLSNARTYARHVVVTTAVLTEPDDEVAALLSHELVHWRTGDEITSAFVRGVGLPLTLAHALPTWLMRTFPHPATNFVVFVFFWPVLLTMRYVVLPLHARDVRAAEYRADLGAALTGHVDGLRRILERRLSFETGRSGWDEAVCATHPPHELRLDALERASWAAAPAGVGAPVTVDRLFNDPGPVGSRRTWLVVGAFVLAGCLGTSVLGVVQWAFFRPQAAIDGYFSALADRDSEAALGYLTDQGGGRDTALLAQLLRGDGYEPPTDVEISSVERDGDSATATVAYRLGDARQTTTLSLRREDEATAGLFHGWRVSGGPTPFNAAIADPGVRLNGVELPVASEGTPLVLLPGLYTATGPSSALSETPGATVLVGPGDSAATLQLAPVLKPAAIEAVEARVREWLDECAKQTVAAPPGCPFRSYSGSAQKVTWKILEYPKLALELTGPSSAQVTTPYESQGRVQVSGTTTYFGTSSPFTDEDAFRVAGVATADGDGVAFRAATN; encoded by the coding sequence ATGACCGAGCCGCCGACCGTGCCGCCGGAGAACACCCCGCCGACGGTGCCGCAGCTCGACGTCCGGGCCGCCCAACCGCCGTCGGCCGCCACCCCGTCCACTGGCGGGTTCACCGATCGTCCACCGGGCTACCCCAGCGCGCTGGTCTGGCTGCGCGCCGGAATCCTGCGGGACTGGCGCGGTGTGCTCGGCGCGTTCGTCGCCACCTGGTTCTACCTGCCGATCGCCCTGCTCATGGCGTTCTGGGGCGGTCTCGGTTTCGCCGTCATCGGGCTCTTCGCCGGCGGGGCCGGCATCGACGACCAGATGCCCCACGTGCTGCGCGACGCCCCAGTGATCGGCACCCTGGTCGAGGCGTTCCTGACCCGCTCCGGCGGGGTCCTCGGCGGTGTGGCCGGCTTCGTCATCGGCTTCCTGGTCGGCTTCCTCAGCGTGCTGGTGGCACCCTGGCTGGGCGTCGTCGGCGAGCCCTTGGCGCTGCTCAGCGGCCTGATCGGCACGGTCATCGCGGCGGCGCTGATCGGGGTCCTCTACACGCTCTACCGGGTGCTGCTCGAACCGCGCCTGCTGGTCATCTCGGGTGCGCGCCAACCCAGCCGCCGCGAGTACGCGCGGCTGCGCCCCGTGCTCGACGAGTGCGCCCGACGGCTCGGCCTGCCCAGCGTGCCCCGGCTGCTCATGGAGGACGACCCGGTCCTGAGCAACGCCCGCACGTACGCCCGGCACGTGGTGGTCACCACCGCCGTGCTGACCGAACCGGACGACGAGGTGGCGGCGTTGCTCAGCCACGAGCTGGTGCACTGGCGTACCGGGGACGAGATCACCAGTGCCTTCGTCCGGGGTGTGGGCCTGCCGCTGACCCTCGCGCACGCCCTGCCGACCTGGCTGATGCGGACGTTCCCCCACCCGGCCACCAACTTCGTGGTCTTCGTCTTCTTCTGGCCGGTGCTGCTCACCATGCGGTACGTGGTGCTGCCGTTGCACGCCCGCGACGTGCGGGCGGCCGAGTACCGGGCCGACCTCGGCGCGGCGCTCACCGGGCACGTCGACGGGCTGCGGCGCATCCTGGAACGGCGGCTGTCCTTCGAGACCGGCCGCAGCGGCTGGGACGAGGCGGTCTGTGCCACCCACCCGCCGCACGAGCTGCGGCTCGACGCTCTGGAGCGGGCCTCGTGGGCCGCTGCGCCCGCCGGAGTGGGCGCACCCGTGACCGTCGATCGGCTGTTCAACGACCCCGGTCCGGTCGGCAGCCGCCGCACCTGGCTGGTGGTCGGTGCGTTCGTGCTGGCCGGCTGCCTCGGCACCAGCGTGCTCGGCGTGGTGCAGTGGGCGTTCTTCCGCCCCCAGGCGGCGATCGACGGATACTTCTCCGCGCTCGCCGACCGGGACAGCGAGGCCGCGCTCGGCTACCTGACCGACCAGGGCGGCGGCAGGGACACCGCGCTGCTCGCCCAACTCCTGCGGGGCGACGGCTACGAACCACCGACCGACGTCGAGATCAGCTCGGTGGAGCGCGACGGCGACAGCGCCACCGCCACGGTGGCGTACCGGTTGGGTGACGCGCGGCAGACCACCACCCTCAGCCTGCGCCGCGAGGACGAGGCCACCGCCGGGCTGTTCCACGGCTGGCGGGTCAGCGGTGGGCCGACCCCGTTCAACGCCGCGATCGCCGACCCCGGGGTGCGGCTCAACGGGGTCGAGCTGCCGGTCGCCTCGGAGGGCACTCCGCTCGTGCTGTTGCCCGGTCTGTACACCGCGACCGGCCCGTCCAGCGCGCTCAGCGAGACGCCGGGCGCGACGGTGCTGGTCGGCCCGGGGGACAGCGCCGCCACCCTGCAACTGGCGCCGGTGCTCAAGCCAGCGGCGATCGAAGCCGTCGAGGCCCGGGTCCGCGAGTGGTTGGACGAGTGCGCGAAGCAGACGGTCGCCGCGCCGCCCGGCTGCCCGTTCCGCTCCTACAGTGGGTCCGCGCAGAAGGTCACCTGGAAGATCCTGGAGTACCCGAAGCTCGCCCTCGAACTCACCGGCCCGTCCAGCGCCCAGGTCACCACCCCGTACGAGAGTCAGGGCCGGGTGCAGGTCAGCGGCACCACCACCTACTTCGGCACCAGCTCACCGTTCACCGACGAGGACGCGTTCCGGGTAGCGGGCGTCGCCACCGCCGACGGGGACGGCGTCGCCTTCCGCGCCGCCACCAACTGA
- a CDS encoding aldo/keto reductase, with translation MATNISEQPAKASGTYRIGGDVTVNRLGYGAMQITGPGVWGDPKDPAEAVRVLRRAVELGVTFIDTADSYGPFVSELLIREALHPYADDLVIATKAGLSRSGPGDWRPLGRPEYLRQQCELSLRHLGLDSIPLYQLHRIDPKVPLADQLGELALLREEGKIQHIGLSEVSVAQIEESRAITPIASVQNLYNLANRSAEDVLEYCERNDLAFIPWFPIATGELARPGGPLDAISTAHGASPAQLALAWLLRRSPVMLPIPGTSSVAHLEENVGAADVRLTDDEFEAIAKAS, from the coding sequence ATGGCGACAAATATCAGCGAGCAGCCCGCGAAGGCGTCCGGCACGTACCGGATCGGCGGTGACGTCACCGTCAACCGGCTCGGCTACGGGGCCATGCAGATCACCGGCCCGGGCGTCTGGGGCGACCCGAAGGACCCCGCCGAGGCGGTACGCGTGCTGCGCCGCGCGGTCGAGCTGGGCGTGACGTTCATCGACACCGCCGACTCGTACGGGCCGTTCGTCTCGGAGCTGCTGATCCGGGAGGCTCTGCACCCGTACGCCGATGACCTGGTGATCGCGACGAAGGCCGGGCTGAGCCGCTCCGGCCCCGGCGACTGGCGGCCGCTGGGCCGCCCGGAGTACCTGCGCCAGCAGTGCGAACTGAGCCTGCGCCACCTCGGCCTGGACAGCATCCCGCTGTACCAGCTGCACCGGATCGACCCGAAGGTGCCGCTCGCCGATCAGCTCGGTGAGCTGGCTCTGCTGCGGGAGGAAGGCAAGATCCAGCACATCGGGCTGTCCGAGGTGAGCGTCGCGCAGATCGAGGAGTCCCGGGCGATCACCCCGATCGCGTCCGTGCAGAACCTGTACAACCTCGCCAACCGCAGCGCCGAGGACGTGCTGGAGTACTGCGAGCGCAACGACCTCGCGTTCATCCCGTGGTTCCCGATCGCGACCGGTGAGCTGGCCCGCCCGGGTGGCCCACTGGACGCCATCTCCACCGCGCACGGCGCGTCGCCCGCACAGCTCGCGCTGGCCTGGCTGCTGCGCCGCTCGCCGGTGATGCTGCCGATCCCCGGCACGTCCTCGGTGGCGCACCTGGAGGAGAACGTGGGCGCGGCCGACGTGCGGCTCACCGACGACGAGTTCGAGGCGATCGCCAAGGCGAGCTGA
- a CDS encoding effector-associated constant component EACC1 has product MTDTAAAARLPVRLTISPRQRQSPSVDLLTWIHRRPEYRPVVRAAGGGGGRPGFSDAVIIAVLAQGLLPGLFNLLQSWVDQQRTEASIRIQAGDTEVELQVSGRTDSARLLAQATEALRAAQATEALPAARESGSDAVD; this is encoded by the coding sequence GTGACCGACACCGCCGCCGCAGCCCGGCTGCCCGTCCGGCTGACCATCAGCCCCCGACAGCGCCAGTCACCGTCGGTCGACCTGCTGACCTGGATCCACCGTCGCCCGGAGTACCGGCCGGTGGTCCGGGCGGCCGGCGGCGGTGGGGGTCGGCCGGGCTTCAGCGACGCGGTGATCATCGCGGTGCTGGCCCAGGGGCTGCTGCCGGGGCTGTTCAACCTGTTGCAGTCCTGGGTCGACCAGCAGCGCACCGAGGCCAGCATCCGGATCCAGGCCGGGGACACCGAGGTGGAGTTGCAGGTGAGCGGGCGGACCGACTCGGCCCGTCTGCTGGCCCAGGCGACCGAGGCGCTACGCGCCGCCCAGGCGACCGAGGCCCTGCCCGCCGCCCGGGAGTCCGGTTCGGACGCCGTCGACTGA
- a CDS encoding YceI family protein, with product MTDIATRTWEGMTIPVAGTYLLDQSHKRIGFLSRHMMVSPVRGEFAEATAQIFVAEDPLLSSVTATIMSASITTGSVDRDTHLKSADFLDVERFPTLEYRSTGIKWQGNEDPIFQWARLRNHRLGGRGRSHIVPPQSDGFAGRFVLTGELVVKGITRAVDLEVNFGGARRDPYGQNIFGFSATADINREDYGLLWNVVLESGGVLVGKTVQIEIAGEAIHQA from the coding sequence ATGACCGATATCGCCACCCGCACCTGGGAGGGCATGACCATCCCGGTCGCCGGCACCTATCTTCTCGATCAGTCGCACAAGCGGATCGGTTTTCTCTCCCGGCACATGATGGTGAGCCCGGTACGCGGCGAGTTCGCCGAGGCCACGGCGCAGATCTTCGTGGCGGAGGATCCGCTGCTCTCCTCGGTCACGGCCACCATCATGTCGGCCAGCATCACCACTGGGAGCGTCGACCGGGACACCCATCTCAAGAGTGCCGACTTCCTCGATGTGGAGCGCTTTCCCACCCTCGAATATCGAAGCACCGGCATCAAGTGGCAGGGCAACGAGGACCCCATATTCCAGTGGGCGCGTCTGCGCAACCATCGGTTGGGCGGACGAGGCCGGAGTCACATTGTTCCGCCGCAGTCCGACGGTTTCGCCGGCCGATTCGTGCTCACCGGTGAGTTGGTCGTGAAGGGCATCACCCGGGCCGTCGACCTGGAGGTGAATTTTGGTGGCGCCCGTCGTGATCCGTACGGGCAGAACATCTTCGGATTCAGCGCGACGGCCGACATCAACCGCGAGGACTACGGCCTGCTCTGGAATGTGGTCCTGGAGAGCGGCGGGGTGCTGGTCGGCAAGACGGTGCAGATCGAGATCGCTGGGGAAGCCATCCACCAGGCCTGA
- a CDS encoding FAD-binding oxidoreductase — protein MISAATGDVASATARLRALLGDRLHEPGDPGFATSTRLWNGAVVRTPVLVARCRDAAEVAEAVRIAARCHLPLSVRSGGHDWAGRALRDGALVLDLTGLRDVRVDPDAATVTIGGGATVAEVIAAARPYDLVVPTGTVGDVGMAGLTLAGGYGPLCGRFGLALDSLLGAEVVLADGRRVTADARHDAELYWALRGGGGNLGIVTELRLRAHRLPGVLAGMIMFALSEAPAVLRGYGALVAEAPDELTVMAGFLPGPAGEPVIFVCPFYSGPDLDAGSPWMDRLRALGTPLVDQIGPMPYADALRMFDGGMVDGNHYLLRTRWLPGLTDGAVDVLVDAARQVTSPFSALAVHHFHGAATRVRTADTAFGLRADHLMAEIIAVWAPDDQAGPHREWAERSSTALAAHALPGGYPNLLAPEETDRVRLAYGPNWARLRRAKRRYDPRDLLEAVPTLPPSVGPE, from the coding sequence ATGATCTCCGCCGCCACCGGTGATGTCGCGTCCGCCACCGCCCGACTGCGTGCCCTGCTCGGCGACCGGCTGCACGAGCCGGGCGATCCCGGCTTCGCCACCTCCACCCGGCTCTGGAACGGCGCGGTGGTGCGCACCCCCGTGCTGGTCGCCCGGTGTCGGGACGCCGCCGAGGTGGCCGAGGCGGTGCGCATCGCCGCCCGGTGTCACCTACCCCTCTCGGTCCGCTCCGGTGGGCACGACTGGGCTGGTCGGGCGCTGCGCGACGGCGCTCTGGTGCTCGACCTGACCGGGTTGCGCGACGTGCGGGTCGACCCGGACGCGGCCACGGTGACCATCGGCGGCGGCGCCACGGTGGCCGAGGTGATCGCCGCGGCCCGCCCGTACGACCTGGTGGTGCCCACCGGCACGGTCGGCGACGTGGGGATGGCCGGGCTCACCCTCGCCGGCGGGTACGGCCCGCTGTGTGGCCGCTTCGGTCTGGCCCTGGACAGTCTGCTCGGCGCGGAGGTGGTTCTCGCCGACGGCCGCCGGGTCACCGCCGACGCCCGGCACGACGCCGAGCTGTACTGGGCGCTGCGCGGCGGCGGTGGGAACCTCGGCATCGTCACCGAGCTGCGCTTGCGCGCGCACCGGCTGCCCGGCGTGCTGGCCGGCATGATCATGTTCGCGCTGTCCGAGGCGCCGGCCGTGCTGCGCGGCTACGGCGCGCTGGTCGCCGAGGCCCCGGATGAGCTGACGGTGATGGCCGGCTTCCTGCCCGGCCCGGCCGGCGAGCCGGTGATCTTCGTCTGCCCGTTCTACAGCGGCCCGGACCTGGACGCCGGGTCGCCGTGGATGGACCGGCTGCGCGCGCTGGGCACCCCGCTGGTCGACCAGATCGGCCCGATGCCGTACGCGGACGCGCTGCGGATGTTCGACGGCGGGATGGTCGACGGCAACCACTACCTGCTGCGAACCCGGTGGCTGCCTGGGCTCACCGACGGCGCGGTGGACGTGCTCGTCGACGCGGCCCGGCAGGTCACCTCGCCGTTCTCCGCGCTGGCCGTGCACCACTTCCACGGCGCGGCGACCCGGGTCCGCACCGCCGACACGGCGTTCGGCCTCCGCGCCGACCACCTGATGGCCGAGATCATCGCGGTGTGGGCGCCCGACGACCAGGCCGGCCCGCACCGCGAGTGGGCCGAGCGGAGCTCGACGGCGCTCGCCGCGCACGCCCTGCCCGGTGGTTACCCCAACCTGCTCGCGCCGGAGGAGACCGACCGGGTCCGGCTCGCCTACGGCCCGAACTGGGCGCGGCTACGTCGGGCCAAGCGCCGTTACGACCCCCGTGACCTGCTCGAAGCGGTGCCCACCCTGCCGCCCTCGGTGGGCCCGGAGTGA
- the pyk gene encoding pyruvate kinase yields the protein MGVTRRAKIVCTLGPATSSPERIRGLVEAGMNVARLNFSHGSHADHEAVYRLVREASAAAGKPVAVLADLQGPKIRLGKFADGPHEWRTGDSVVITGDDIIGTKERVSCTYRKLPQEVKPGDRLLIDDGRVAVEVSDVTGNDIRCLVTEGGPVSNNKGVSLPNVAVSVPAMSEKDAEDLRFSLGLGVDMVALSFVRSAEDIKLVHGIMAEEGVFRPVLAKVEKPEAVEHLEAIVLAFDGVMVARGDLGVEMPLDEVPLVQKRAVQLCRENAKPVIVATQMLDSMIENSRPTRAEASDVANAVLDGADAVMLSGETSVGKYPVLTVSTMAKIVTTTEAGSIGVPRLQHDPRTHGGALTVAASSIARAINAKALVAFSQTGDTVRRLSRLHCDLPLLAFTPVPEVRDQLALTWGVETFLMPFVQHTDDMFRQVDQALLGLDRANPGDYVVIVAGSPPGTPGSTNTLRVHQLGSLVDAASARALQ from the coding sequence ATGGGCGTGACACGCCGCGCGAAGATCGTCTGCACTCTTGGTCCCGCCACCTCGTCCCCGGAGCGCATCCGGGGCCTCGTCGAGGCTGGCATGAACGTGGCGAGGCTGAACTTCAGCCACGGCAGCCACGCCGACCACGAGGCGGTCTATCGACTGGTCCGGGAGGCGTCGGCGGCAGCGGGTAAGCCGGTCGCCGTCCTCGCCGACCTGCAAGGCCCCAAGATCCGGCTCGGTAAGTTCGCCGACGGCCCGCACGAGTGGCGCACCGGTGACTCGGTCGTCATCACCGGCGACGACATCATCGGCACCAAGGAGCGCGTCTCCTGCACCTACCGCAAGCTGCCGCAGGAGGTGAAGCCCGGTGACCGGCTGCTGATCGACGACGGTCGGGTCGCCGTCGAGGTCAGCGACGTCACCGGCAACGACATCCGTTGCCTCGTCACCGAGGGTGGCCCGGTCTCCAACAACAAGGGCGTGTCGCTGCCCAACGTGGCGGTCAGCGTGCCCGCCATGTCGGAGAAGGACGCCGAGGACCTGCGGTTCTCCCTGGGTCTCGGCGTCGACATGGTCGCGCTCTCCTTCGTCCGCTCGGCGGAGGACATCAAGCTCGTGCACGGGATCATGGCCGAGGAGGGCGTGTTCCGGCCGGTGCTCGCCAAGGTCGAGAAGCCGGAGGCGGTGGAGCACCTGGAGGCCATCGTGCTGGCCTTCGACGGCGTCATGGTCGCCCGTGGTGACCTCGGCGTCGAGATGCCGCTGGACGAGGTCCCGCTGGTGCAGAAGCGCGCCGTGCAGCTGTGCCGGGAGAACGCCAAGCCCGTCATCGTGGCCACCCAGATGCTCGACTCCATGATCGAGAATTCCCGGCCCACCCGTGCGGAGGCGTCCGACGTCGCCAACGCGGTGCTCGACGGCGCGGACGCGGTGATGCTCTCCGGCGAGACCAGCGTCGGCAAGTACCCGGTGCTCACCGTCAGCACCATGGCCAAGATCGTGACGACCACCGAGGCGGGTTCGATCGGGGTGCCGCGGTTGCAGCACGACCCGCGTACCCACGGTGGCGCCCTGACCGTCGCCGCCTCGTCGATCGCCCGGGCCATCAACGCCAAGGCGCTCGTCGCCTTCTCGCAGACCGGTGACACCGTCCGACGGCTGTCCCGCCTGCACTGCGACCTGCCGCTGCTGGCCTTCACGCCGGTCCCCGAGGTGCGCGACCAGCTCGCCCTCACCTGGGGCGTGGAGACCTTCCTGATGCCGTTCGTGCAGCACACCGACGACATGTTCCGCCAGGTCGACCAGGCGCTGCTCGGCCTCGACCGGGCCAACCCCGGCGACTACGTGGTGATCGTGGCGGGTAGCCCGCCCGGCACCCCCGGCTCGACCAACACGCTGCGCGTGCACCAGCTCGGTTCGCTGGTCGACGCGGCGTCGGCGCGGGCGCTGCAATGA
- a CDS encoding YciI family protein, which translates to MGVPQVNFALDTYECIVIYPGAAGRALPAETVQRLQAEHTEHMQALQRSGIILVAGSVDGPAREPDPPIGFGLARTGSVENVRSVLEADPAVQAGLYRVEVLTFLCPAGSLEFPLVKAGN; encoded by the coding sequence ATGGGAGTGCCGCAGGTCAACTTCGCGCTCGACACGTATGAGTGCATCGTGATCTATCCCGGCGCGGCCGGGCGGGCGCTGCCCGCCGAGACCGTGCAGCGGTTGCAGGCCGAGCACACCGAGCACATGCAGGCGTTGCAGCGAAGCGGCATCATCCTGGTCGCCGGCTCGGTGGACGGGCCGGCACGTGAGCCGGATCCGCCGATCGGCTTCGGGCTGGCCCGCACCGGCAGCGTCGAGAACGTCCGCAGCGTGCTGGAGGCCGACCCGGCGGTGCAGGCCGGGCTCTACCGGGTGGAGGTGCTGACCTTCCTCTGCCCGGCCGGTTCCCTGGAGTTCCCGCTGGTCAAAGCGGGAAACTGA
- a CDS encoding esterase/lipase family protein — protein MLLRKTAFVLALATAALLASTATAAAAPAADAPGPFAAAAANPVIVVGGLSGIAVAYEPIAARLRADGYRTFIYQLPGLGLGDIPTSARAFATYVNQVRAATGAAIVDVVAHSEGGLVSRYYLKRLGGTAIVGRYVSLGTPQYGTYVANIVAFLGLGTCAGVVACQQMTIGSAFLADLNAGDDTPGAVRYTTIRTLQDELVRPTGNAAVNDGATNVLIQAYCPLRVVGHLGLVLDGTAYTIVRGALADGPVRPNCLAL, from the coding sequence ATGCTGCTCCGAAAGACCGCCTTCGTCCTGGCCCTCGCCACCGCCGCACTGCTCGCGTCCACCGCCACGGCGGCCGCCGCGCCCGCCGCCGACGCCCCCGGACCGTTCGCCGCGGCCGCGGCCAACCCCGTCATCGTCGTCGGCGGGCTCAGCGGCATCGCCGTCGCCTACGAGCCGATCGCCGCCCGGCTGCGCGCCGACGGCTACCGCACCTTCATTTACCAGCTGCCCGGGCTGGGCCTCGGTGACATCCCCACCTCGGCGCGCGCGTTCGCCACCTACGTCAACCAGGTACGCGCCGCCACCGGCGCGGCCATTGTGGACGTTGTCGCCCACTCCGAAGGGGGACTGGTCAGCCGGTACTACCTCAAGCGGCTCGGCGGCACCGCCATCGTCGGCCGGTACGTCAGCCTGGGCACACCGCAGTACGGCACGTACGTCGCCAACATCGTGGCGTTCCTGGGCCTGGGCACCTGCGCCGGTGTCGTGGCCTGCCAGCAGATGACCATCGGTTCGGCGTTCCTCGCCGACCTCAACGCCGGCGACGACACCCCGGGCGCGGTGCGCTACACCACCATCCGCACCCTGCAGGACGAGTTGGTCCGGCCGACCGGGAACGCCGCCGTCAACGACGGTGCGACGAACGTGCTGATCCAGGCGTACTGCCCGCTGCGGGTGGTGGGGCACCTCGGTCTGGTGCTCGACGGCACGGCGTACACCATCGTGCGCGGCGCCCTGGCCGACGGCCCGGTGCGACCCAACTGCCTCGCGCTCTGA